Sequence from the Equus caballus isolate H_3958 breed thoroughbred chromosome 6, TB-T2T, whole genome shotgun sequence genome:
AGGTGCACGGTGAAGTAGAGGGTCTCGTGCAGAGACACGCaggtcccagcccagcccacagggatcagcccccacgcccaccccgTCCAAGTCTTCCCAGGGAATCCCAGACACGCTGTCAGCTCAGGCCACGACGCTTGAGTGTGTATTTCTGGCAGACAAGGGCTTTGTAAAGTCCCACCACAGCGCCGTCGTCCCGCCCGGGGAGAGGCTAGTTCTTTCTGTCATCCCCTCGCCGCTGGTAGGCTCATGGAGAAGACCTCCCCCAGGAAGCTGGTCCCAACTGGGGTCCAAACAGGGCCAGCGCATCTGTCCAAATGAGGCCTGCACATCTGGATGCGGCTCCCGCAGTGCGGCCCGTGCTCGGGGAGGCAGGCACAGGGGGCTGCTTCTGCTCTGGCTCTGCAGCTCGGCCTGGGCTCAGTTAACTGCCCTCAGCAGGGGACAGACTTGCAAGGGGACAAAGGGAGCGAGGCCCCAAGGGCCACAGACCCAGCCAGcagagggctccctggaggaggggagagggccagCGGGCAGCGCTGCCGGGGAAGAGGTCACCATCCTGGCTCTCCCTCAGGGAGACCAGGCAGGTCTGAATGCTAAGGGAAGACCCCAGGATCAGGGGACGCTGGGAGAGAAGCAGCCTTGCTAGTGGGAGACAgtgcctggggagggggcggcaGGGGCTCAGGTTTGGGGTGGAGTTCGAGGATGTTTCCTTCGGATGGAGCCTCATTTTCCTGTGAGGTGGGAGGCACAATGGCCAGCCTGAGAGTAAGCAGGAGCTGGTGTGGCATGAGGAGCCTGGAGGAGGCTGGAAGGGGCTGTGAGAGCAGGAGAGCGGGGCCAGGAGCCAGCCAAGGAGGGCCGAATGGGACTCGCCCCACGCCTCCATCCGCCCTCCCCGCAGTGGtgtccccattccccctccccccatttcccctcccaaagtgggagggggaggggtgtttCCCATACCTCATTTCTTCGAAGAGGGGAACAGAAAGTGCTGGTAGCAACAGAAGGTCACATCCTCTCTGCTCAGCGGCATGGGGATACAAGGCCCATAGCCGAGCCCAGGGCCCGGAGGCCTTGTGGTTCCAGGAATGCCCTTGGTCCTGGTCCCCTCCAGGCTCCCAGATAGGGCAGGGGCCAGGGTGACGCAGGTGAGGCACTGGTCTTGGGCACAACATGCAAGGGGCCGCCAAAAACTCAGTCATCAAGATCGCCGGTCCTCCAGCGCGGTATTCCAGCACATGGAAGCTAATGCGGAAATCCGCGTGAACAAAGCATCAACAGCGTGGAGACAGGCGGGGGTGGGACCACCATTCTTTTGCCTCAGGCTCCCACGTGGCCCTGGGGGGCAGTTCCTGGAGGACCCACCTCCATCAGGCTCTGAAGGCCACCACAGTGGCGAGACTGGTGGTGAGactggcggggggtggggggggacacTCTGCTGCGCTCCCCTCTGCCCACACAGATGGTCACATCTCCGTGCAGACAGCCAAGCCGCCCTCCCCCACCGGCCAGCTGTTGCCGGCAGAGCGCTGGGCTGGAGATTGTGAAAGAGGAGCCGTCAGCGTCAGCGCAGTCTCCCTTCCCCGCTCGCTCCACTCCCAGGCCAGCTCCAGGTTCCCAGGCCACAGGCTTGCCTTCTTTGGGCCTTGCTCATGCCCTTCCATCATCCAAGAAGctgctcccatctctgcctcctcgcaccttccaggcccagctcaagtgccacctcctccaagaagcctcgCCATCTGTGAACCCCCACGGGTTCCCGTCAGGCGCTGGTACGGTTTGGCATGGCATATCCCGTGTGAGTGCATGCTCCCTCTGTGCGAGGGACCCCCCTGGGCGGTCCCTGTCTCCTGCCATGTCCAGCGCGTGCCCACACATGAGGTGGCAAGGACGAGCTGGAATAGGGAGCAGACCAGAGCACAGAGTGAGGTCAGAGTGGATGCAGAGTTTAGCCCTGGGAGGAGAGCCCAGGTGCGGTGCCTCTAGGGACCCCTTACCTGGGTGTCTTCAGTGTCCTTTGGCCTCTTCCAAGGCTGGGGTCCTGAATCCACCCCTCAGGGCTTTGTTTCCTCATGGCACCCAGGCGGGCGTGGGGGGCACTGCCACCCAGATGAGGGGGctcggggtggggggcaggagctCCCGGCGTCCGCAGGGTGTCCTGGGCTGCTCTCTGGGCCGCCTCCTCTGGGGTGACTCAGCCTCCCCTGGCGCACTTCCCATGAAGGTTTATGGAGATGGGGCAGTGATGCATATCTCACTCGCCAGCAGCCCTTTTCTTTCCAACCCAGCTATTCGGAGGGGTGgtggccaggaggaaggggcAAGGAGAATCCTCTTCAGACCAGTGCCCAGACCCCCGCCGTACACAGGAGCAGCAGGTGTGAAGCAGGAGAGGGCAGTGGGACCGCAGCAGGGCGTGGCTGGCACGGGAGGGGGGCCTCAAAGATGgagggctgcccaagcggaggcCGGCGGAGTCCCCCTCCGCAGAGGGTTGTGACTAGGGTTTTGAGGCTGCCCCATAGCAAGAATGGGCCTGGTCGGGAACCTGAAGCCTGCCCAGCGTGGCCCAGCCTCTGGGACCCTGGGCATCCCGTGGGCCTTGAGGAAGGGACCCGGCCCTGCCCTGAGCAGCCCCCATCCCTCCACTGGGAGCCAGCCGGCAGTGTGGCCAGTAGAGGGGGGTTTCACGGAGGCCGATGCTCCATCCCACCCAGGCAGAGCGTTTCTGAGCCTGCGGCCCTAATGTTTAATGACTATGGAGCGTCTGCTGGGAGCCCAGAATCCTGTTCATTCTCTGGGGCCGGAATCTCCCATCAGGGCTGCCTCCAACTGGTTCACACACTTTATTGAGGCCCTACAGTGTGCCAGGCTGTGACACGGCCCAGAGCAGGCAGGGTCCTGGCCACACGCGAAAACTAAGTACACAAGAAGAGCTATTTTAATTCATGAGAAGTTCTGTGAAGAAACCAGACAGGGTAGGGCACTAGAGATGGGTGCAGAGGAGCCAGGAGGCGGGCTGGACGGAGATGGAGCGGGGAAGGCAGGGGAGGAGCCAGCCATGGGACCCCCGCCAGGCCTGGATCTGGAGGGCTGTGCCTGGGTCTGCTGTGGAGGAGAACGGTGGAGGCCAGGCCCCTCCTCAGGGGCCTCTGGGCAGGGAGACCTGGTCCCAGGTCAGAAAGCCTGGGCCAGCCActccccttctctgggcttcagtttccacCTCTGTAAATGGACAGAGGTGGGATGGGATCTCTCCTGACCCCTCGCGGtctccaggaagagatgctgtAGTCAGGTGCTGtggggtccctgccctcagggtgcACAGGGCTGGGGTGGTCTGCAGGAAGGGCGTTGGAAACCCCGTTGAGCAGGTTCTCCCAGCCTGAGCTCAGAGCGAAGAGGCTAGCCACAGAGAATGCCCCATGAAGGCCTGGAGGAgtcggggcgggggtggggggcgtggAGAACATTCTAGACTGGATGATGGAGGGGTGGTCTGGAAAGAAGGCTTGAGGAGGGGCAGCTGGTGGAGGCAGAGCCAGCGGGCTACAGTGGAGTGGCAGGAAGTCGATCCGTCTGGGTTTTGATTGCTGGCCGCTGGCCACGTGAGTGGGTGCATCCACAGATGTTGGCGGGTCACCCCAGCAGCATTGGTGTGTGTGAGGGCGCGTAGCACAGTGAGCGTGAGGCCTCCCTTCCAGGATGCTGGGCGCAGGCGCAGGGGACCCGACCCCCCTGCTCTGAGGAAGGCCCGGCGCTTCCCACAGATGACGGTGGAGACGGCTGGGGAAGTGGTCTAGGCCTGCCCTCTCAGGTTTCCTGACAAACGCTCTGTCTTAGTAAGCAGGCTGGCTGTCTGGAGGTACTGACACAGGTGGCCGCTGGCCGCCCACTTCCCATGCCAAAATTCgccccagcagccctgggttgGGCTGGCATGGGCAGCAGAGAGCCCATCACCCCACCCTGCTGTCGTCAGCACGCCCGCCACCTGCCGCCTTAAGGAGTCCCCcggcctaggggctggccctccccagctctgcttccCCATCGCTCTCTAGGCAGTCCCTGCACCGGCTTCCAGCTCAGAGGCAGACGGCTGAGCCAGGGAAACCCAGGCTGACGGCAGGTCAGTGCCAACCGTGGGCCCAGGGGTCTCTGAGCTGGCTGAGGGTGTGATGGGGGCTCTCAGAGTGGGCTGAGGGTGTGATGGGGGTCTCAGAGTGGGCTGAGGGTGTGATGGGGGTCTCAGAGTGGGCTGGGGGTGTGATGGGGGTCTCAGAGTGGTGAGAGCGCTGTGATGGGGGGTCTCAGAGTGGTGAGAGCTGTGATGGGGGGTCTCAGAGTGGTGAGAGCTGTGATGGGGGGTCTCAGAGCGGGGTGAGAGCTGTGATGGGGGGTCTCAGAGCGGGGTGAGAGCTGTGATGGGGGATCTCAGAGTGGGGTGAGAGCTGTGATGGGGGGTCTCAGAGTGGGGTGAGAGCTGTGATGGGGGGGTCTCAGAGCGGGGTGAGAGCTGTGATGGGGGGTCTCAGAGCGGGGTGAGAGCTGTGATGGGGGGTCTCAGAGCGGGGTGAGAGCTGTGATGGGGGGGTCTCAGAGTGGGGTGAGGGCTGTGATGGGAGCCTCAGAGCGGAGTGAGGGTGTGATGGTGTATCTAAGAGTAGGGTGATACTGTGATGTGATCTCAGAGCAGGGTGAGTGTTGCGGTGGGGGTGTCTAAGAGTGGGGTGAGAATGTGCGGCGGCTTGGGACCTTGGGGGAGCGTCCTGATAGAGGAGCTCTGTGGGGGGTGGTTGTCTGGAAAGGGGGGCCCTCCTCCATGAGCATGGGGGGATGAGTGTGTGCAGCGTTACAGAGGAAATCCGGTGTCTCCCGCGGCCTGGACTCCCACCTCATTTGAGACTCTGAATCAACTTGGTGGGTGGTGATTGGCATTTAAAAAGCTGGCCTGGAAAGTGCCTGAGCTCCGTGTGCCTAATGCCAGGAGTTCTGTTTGGTGAAACGTGTTTCACACTCACCCGGCCTGGAGCCTCGGGTGTTTCTAATGTGGGGTCCAGGCTCCAGACACCTCTACGGCGCCCAGGCAATGGGGGTCTGTGCCCACTCTCTGTCCAAAATCCTACTCAGAGGGGCTGCAGGATCCTGGGGGGCCAGCAGGGCTGTCCAGACAGCAGGAGGGCttgggaggaggctggggtgtGCTCAGGCCTCCAAAAATGCAACCACAGATTTCTCTCCTAGTGGTTGTGAAGATATCTCAGTGCAGATCAAGGGCAGCTGTCTACTCCCCGTGTGGGGAGCCAACTGATCTCACCCTGGAGGAAGAAGCGGCGCCCCAGAGGTGCTGCTGTGTCGTCTCCCCCTACGACAGCCGCCCCCAGCAGGAAATGGGGGGTGCCCTGGAAGCTGAGCACTCTGAGCACTTGCTGTACTGTGGGGGGCCCGGGCCACCCCAGGGTGACAGCCGCAGGGTGTCTGTTGGAGGTGACGGGCCTGCATATCTGAGCAGCAGGCCAGCTGTGGCCCCTGTCCTGATGGTGGGCGCAGGCAGGGACTCGTGCTGGCTGCAATGGCTTCCAGGGATCCCGTACCATTTGGGCTGAACCCTGGGCCTCGCCTTCCCAAGCTTTTTTGGGGGTCACCCCAAAGGACAGAGATGAGGGCCCCAGGAGCAGGGCACATCTTCCAAGTTTCATTGTGCACCCAAATTCTTGCAAAATTTGTGTCCTTCTCCCTGACAGTTAGTTTActataaaagggaaaatttaaaGACTGCAATTAGACTTTTTCACTTTCCCCCACAAACTACTGGGCATGTATGACGAGGGACCCCTGTTCAGCCATCCAGGATGGTGGACGTCAGAGGTGGTGGCCAGGCCCACCTCCCTGGCCAGAAGTGCCCTGGGCTGCGGGTAGTCTGGAAGGGGCAGCCATTGTCCACGGCTGCAGGCACCACTGGCCGGAGTAGTGAGGGGCTGGACGTAGGCCTGGCTCAGGTAGGGAGACAGGGGACAATGCCGATGACACAGAGGACCCCCTGCAGCGGCTGTCCCCACAGAATCTCGGGACAGTCCCAGCAGGTCCTGAGGGTTCTGGGCTGGTGCGGGGACCACACagggcgggtctggcaggttgcaGGTGTTTCCCGGGGGCCTGTGGCCGTGTCAGGAGGGCAGGGCGGACGGGAAGGGAAGAGCCAGCCGTTGGTTTCAGCGGGTTCTGAGGGGGTCTGCGGAGCCTGGCCGGGCTCATGGTCTATGAGGCCTCAgagcctgggcagagggaggggtcaCTCACAGAACGGGGAGAGAACAAGCagaatctttcaaaaacaaagagagagaatccTGAGGGGTGTGTAGACATTTCCCACCACGGAAAGCATTCGTGAAGCTCTAATTGCTGGCAAATGAGCCATTAAAACTCACAAGAGCTGGGATGGGATGATTTGGTGGAATATTCCTGTTTCTGGCTGAAGCGGGCACTCCTGCTTCCCTGATGGACTGTGGCCTGGAGGTTCCCAGGGGGCCGCTGCTGAGGAAATGAGCCTAATGACTCTGCAAGAGCTTGGTTCTGGATATTTCTTCCCTTCCTgtgtggggaaggggcagggggagCAGAAGCAGAGAGGCCTGGCTCTGAGCCCTCCTCGGTGGACTGAGCCCCCTTCCGAATCACACCTAAGGGACGGGGAGTCCCCAGAGTGCCCGGCACTcactgggggaggcagggcaCTCCCACTCACCCCTCCAGGCCCCTCCAGCCAGAGGAACCAAAGTCGGGGCATGGGGCGTGTGACAGGTACGTGCCCTGTGCCAGACGCTTGGCCTGCTGGCCACTCATGCAATGCTCCTGATTCCACATGTGTCACACCAGCACCCCCTTATGATGGCAAAACCCAGGTTTGCCCAGCACATCATGTGCCACACCCTGGACGTCAGACCCCTGACCACGTCCACCCCGGCCCTGGCAGGCTTGTCCCAGCCCTCCTGGGCTGTGTCATGGAGCACGTCCAGGGGAGTAAGAGAGTGGCATTGACGGTGGAGGGCGAGGCCATGCAGGTGCTCCTGATGATGACAGGGTGGAGGACACCCAGTGCCACCCTGAGGCCAGCTCTGAGCCTCTGGTCTGGGCCTGGAGGGCCAGGGCTGCCCTCGTGGCTCTGCACAGGGAGCTCAAGGGGGCACTCCTGACCCCAGATGGGACTTGGGATGGGGCCTCAGGCAAGTCCAAGTGGGACCTCAGGGCACGGGACAGGGGTAGGCGGgcactgggagggagggagggagagagggtggTGCCTGGGGAGGTCCCTTCAGGCCACTGTTCCCTCAGGAAGAGGATGATGGGCAACTCTCAgcacaggaaggagggagggaaggagggaggagggagaccaGAGTTCTGGAGTCTTCTGGGAAGCAGCCCTGAGCCACAGCCTCTGCTGTCCTGGACCTCTGCTGCCAGGAACAACCAGGTAGGGTAGCTGCTGACCACCCTGCTGAGGTGCAGTTGTGGGTCAAGAGCAGGTGCCTCTGGCAGCCAGGTGTGCGGAGGGGTGGAGGGGCAGTGGGCCGCCCTGGCTCTGACCGGAGAGCTGGCGGACTGAGAGGCCCCTCGGGATCCCAGAGCTGACAGTCAGCTCGGCTGGGCCTGGAGGTGGCCAGTGagctcctcctgccttccttcctgcccagcagcagggctggagagagggaaaggggatCTGGTTCCAGCCCTGGGCTGGCTCCCTGTGCAAACTTGGGCCTGCTCAGCCTCTtacggcctcagtttccccacctgtcgGGTAGGCGGGGGTTTGGACTGGAGGGTGCCTCGGAGCTCCTTAAGATTGCTATGATTTCTTTGGGAAGATGAGTTTGGGGCTTCTGGATGTGGGGTGAAGGCTCACCTCCTGCACCCCCGGCCAGAGATGGGCGGGGCCTTGCCAGCCCCAGGGCACCCCGgtccctgcctgccctcctcacccctgctcccctcctgcagccccaggaCCATGAACAACAGCAACTGTAGCACCAACGAGCTCACCTGGCCCCCGGCGGTTATGAGCATCTTCTACACCTACACGGGCATGGTGCTGGTGCTGGGCCTGCTGCTCAACAGCCTGGCGCTCTGGGTGCTGTGCTGCCGCATGCAGCAGTGGACGGAGACCCGCGTCTACATGGCCAACCTGGCCGTGGCCGACCTCTGCCTGCTCTGCACCCTGCCGTTCGTGCTGTACTCCCTGAAGCACAGCACCACCAAGGACACGCCGTTCTGCCAGCTCTCCCAGGGCATTTAtctggccaacaggtacatgagcATCAGCCTGATCATGGCCATCGCCGTGGACCGCTACCTGGCCGTGCGGCACCCAATGCGTGTCCGCGGGCTCCGCTCCCCGCGGCAGGCCATGGCCGTGTGCCTGGCGCTCTGGGTGCTGGTGGTTGGCTCCCTGGTGCTTCGCTGGATCCTGGGGATGCAGGAGGGCAGCTTCTGCTTCACCAGCCTCTCCAAGCAAAACTACAACACCGCGGTCTTCTCACTGCTGGGCTTCTACCCGCCGCTGGTTGTGCTGGTCTTCTGCTCTCTGCAGGTGGTGACCGCCCTGGGCCGGAGGCCGACCGCTGACTTGGGCCAGGTGGAGGCCAGCCGGAAGGCCGCCCGCATGGTTTGGGcaaacctggttgtgtttgtggtcTGCTTCCTGCCCTTGCACGTGATGCTGACGGTGTTCATGGCCACGAGTCTGCCCACCTGCGTCATCCGCCGGGCCCTCTACATCACCAGTAGGCTCTCGGACGGCAACTGCTGCCTGGACGCCATCTGCTACTACTACATGGCCAAGGAGTTCCAGGAGGCGTCGGCATTGCCCGGGCTCCCCACTGCCAAGGTCCACAAGAGCCAGGAGTCTCTGTGTGTGACCCTGGCCTAGGAGACAAACCATGAGCACGGTGGGCCAGGTCCCGAGCTCTCCGGGAGGTGCTGCCTGCTGGGGGAACCTGTGCCCAGCAGCAAGGAGCCCCAGCATCAGCCCTGAACTTGCCGTGGGCTGTGGGCACTCTCCAGGAgacctggggagggcagggatgACCCAGGCACAGATATTGGGGAGGTGACATCCAACCCCTGGGCTGCAAGAGGGATGGGGACAAGGGCAAGAGGAGAAGCCTGAGTAAGGCCACCactcccaggggctctgggatgAGCTGCCCGCCTGCCGTGCCCAGAGCCTAGTGCATCTGGCCACTAGGGGGTGAGTGCCTGCTAAGTGCTTTGAGGCCTTGATGGCCAGCTTTCTGCGGCCGCCCCACCAGGGCTGGAATAAAGCActccaccagggctggccctgacagggccgtgtgtgtgtgtgtgtgtgtctgtgtgtgtgtgtgtctgtgtgtgtgtgtgcccccCCAGTGCTCGcatggtgggaggagggagggggaggagcatCTTCCCAGATGAGTCTCTAGGGCTGTCCACTTGGGGGCTCTCCTGAGCCCTGCCACCTGCCTGTCGCCCCGTCCCACCCCCAGCCATCTGGAGTCTGGTGGGGGCCATGTGCAGCTCCTGGGAGGGCCGCGCTAAAGGCCACATGCTGGTTTCCTCCTGCCACGCAGGGCCAGGACCCCTCGAGCCTCGTGGGGGCTGTGCAGCTGCACCAGGGTAGGGGTGTGGGGACAGTGAGGAGGTGGCCAGGGTCTGTCAAGGGAACATGTCCCCTCGTGCTTCCTTCAGAGAAGCTGGAGGCCCTGACCAGTGGAGGCAGGGGTTGGGTGCCCAGCAGGCGGAAGTGTGGGCACCCAGACTGGTTTGTGCTGCgcccacctctctgtgcctccctgcCTGGGGCCAGGCATCCAAACTCAAGTTGGAACCAACAACTGGCGCATTCCAGAGGCCCCCTGTGGGTGCTGGTCCAAGGCGGCCTGGGCTCAAACCCAAGTCTGTCTCCTCCCACCCGTGTCTCCTCGGGCACCAACAACTGCCTTGCCCTCCCTCCCGGCTGTGTCACTGGAGTGAGAATGGCAGCAACGTCCTGGCAGGGCCGGCCTCATGGGTGTGGGGCTTATGCCCTGAGGGCCCCCGGCTCAGGGGAACCTCGCTCCAAAGGGTCCATACTCAGGGGGTCCATACTTGCGGGGATCCATGCTCGGGGGGGAGCCATGCTTGGGGGGGACCCCACTCAGGAGTGTCCACCCTCGGGAGGTCCGTGCTCCCTGTAGTGTGTTGCTGTCCTGTGCTGAGGCTCGGACTTTTGAAGGAGAGCTCACACCATCAATCCTGGGCCTGCCCACCACGGCGGAGGGCCTGAGGGGCTCCTGGGAGCTTGCTGCAGGTTGGCAGGTGGTTGAGCTGAGGGCCTGCATTCCTTGGGGGCTCTGGAGGCCTCACCTTCCCCTCAGTCAGGCGGCTCCCCTGGCCCGGGCAGCACCTGGGCCTCCCCAGGGCTTCTGCCCACTGCTGGAAGCAGCCCTGCCGCAGgcttctgggaggagggggaacACAGAGCCCACGGGGAGCCCAGGGTGCAGGGGCGGGACAGGGGCAGGGGCCCAGCAGCCCGGTCCCCCCAGCACTGTCCCATCCTCTCCCTTCAGGGCACCTACCTTCAGCTGAGCCGGACCTTTCCAGCACTTTGATACTCTGTCACGGGCCAAAGTCAGGAATCACTGTGGCCAGTGTCCAGAGCCCCATCCTTTGCCTCATGCAGTGCCCAGGTCCTGGGGGTCTGCCCCACACCCCTCCTCCACACTCCATCAGGGCTCACGCTGCCTGACCGTCTCGTACCCCTCCACCGCCCCCCCAACCCAGGGGAGCCCCCTAGATCCAGGCCCCAGACTGAGTGAGGATGCGGGCCTGAGAGCTGTAGGCTGACCCCTGGAGGCAGGCCTGcactctctcctcccttcagCCCGCTCCGCTCCCCAGCCTTGGGACCCTCCTGTGCCCCCAGACACAGGTGCCTGCCCTGCAAccagccccaccccctcaccccgtCCACTCTCCCCACGACTGCAAACCCCTAACCCCATCCTGTCTCCCCACGACGCCCCACACACTTCACCCCCCACGACTCCCCACACCCCTCACCCCATCCAGTGCTCCTCACGTGTCTGCACTCCACTCTGGTCCTCCAGCCCCACCATCTGAAACGCCCTTCTGGGGGCATTGCCAAGCTGACAGTTTCCAGCCCTTCTACCACCCTGACGGTCCAGGATTTTCGTTTTCCAAGGGACCAAGGAGTCCACGGAATGATTCTCACCTTGGACTGACCAGTGGAGCCGGGCTGAGTGTAGACGTCTAGTCCTGATCTTGGCCAGAATGGGGAtccagggagacagacagaatATGGCCTGGGACTCAGCTCCAACCGCCCCCGAGCACTGTGGGACAGAGAAGAGGGGGCACCCAGGTAACCAGTGTAGACCAACAATAGAAAAGAGCTTTAGACCAAAAGGTTAACTCTGGCCCAGTGGTAGTAGCTTCCTAGAGCTCTGTGTTAAGAGGGATTCTGAGGCTCCCTCTGGGCTCAGAGGTGCAGAGTGCTGTGAGCTCTGCACAGGTCAGGGCTGTCCTCAccggggtggaggaagggagagcagcaggaggggagaggctggccCTCCTGGGAGCCTCCGCAGGGTCTCCTGATGAGGGTGCTGGTGGGCCCGGTGGTGGAGGAAGCCCCCAGCTCTCCAAGGACCCTCCGGCCTCCTGAAGGATGCACAGACTCCAGGGGCACTCCTGCCCCCTCACTGGCCCACTGGGGTGCTGCTCCTCCCCAGGCTGTGGCTGAGAGGGGGGTGCacacagcccctctccctcctggctcCCAGCAAGATGGCGGCAGCTAGACTTTCACAGAACTCCCCAAGGAACAACGAGAAAAGGAACTGAGGTGAAAGCACCGACGTTGTCAAGCATCCCAAGAACTGACTTCTGAACCCTGATCACGACCCCTAGGCTCTGAGCATCCTACACCAGAGTGTTACCTCTGGGCCAGGCCAAGCCAAGTGGAAGAGCCTCTTCCTAGCAGGAGACTGTCCACAGACCCCCCAGAGGGCTTAGGAGCAGCCTGGCACACTGATCAGGACCGGGCTCGCCAGGAGTTGACAAGGAAGAGGCATCTGAAAGAAAAGCGATTCATCTTGAGGCTGCATCAACAGGAGTACAGGGCTGAGAATATGGGAGGATACGAGCTCATTCTCTCTCTGCTAGGGACATTTTATCGGGTTAGGGAAACTGTTCTAGACGGCACCACAGTCACCCTGGAGAGGGTCTAGAAGGGGGTGGGCTGCTGAGAGCTCAGCAACCCAGACCACTTGGGAACAGCCAGAGGGCACGTGTGCGGTCAGCTGGAGGTGAGGCACCTCCCAGGAAGTGGGGCCATCTGCAGTCCCCCAGGAGCGGACAGGTGTGGTGGCTGCAGAGTACAGACCAGGCCCGGGAGGGACCCAGAGAGCTCCCAGCACAAGCTGCTTCCAATCAGAGAGTTGGGTTTGAGGCAAAATCTAAGCGCCCGGCCGACAATTTTCAAACAGAAGCTGAAGGTGCTGCTGGCCAGtcccccggccccccggccctcgATTCCGAAGAGTCTGTGTGTCGTCTGGCTTTTCTGCTCTGGGAGCACCTAGGatgttttctttgtccttcaaGCATTGACACTGCACAAGGAGGCACTTGGTCTGGGGACACGGTGCACTCCTCCCATCTGAGGCCCGGAGCCCTCAGTTCTAGAAACGAGCATGTTCTCCTCCGGCCATTTCTTCCGCCGACTCTTCTCTTCCTGGGACTCCGTGAGTCGGAGGTCAGAGGTCTCAGACTGACCTCCTGcttcccttctttatttttatttcctgttgtCTATGTCTGCTGGGGATAGTGCATCTTTATTTCACAACCCTTTCATTGAATTTTCTCTCAGTAATTATTCACGAGCTCTTTCTTGGTTTTGGgtaattccttttttctttcttttcttttcttttcttttcttttttttttgaggaaggttagccctgagctaactactgccaatcttcctctttttgttgaggaagactggccctgagctaacatccatgcccatcttcctctactgtatatgtaggacacctaccacagcatggcttttgccaagcggtgtcatgtttgcacccgggatctgacctggcgaaccccaggccgccgagaagcagaatgtgtgcacttaaccactgtgccttcGGGCTGACCCCCTGGgtaattcctttttaaaagtagCGTCCCCTTCTCACTCCACAGCTGCCCCATCTCCTCGAAGCTCTCTGGGGGTTTTCCTTTTCATCTGGTTCAACGACTTTATCGAGACATAACTGATGCGCAGTGAATCGCACATATTCAGAGGGTACCGTTCAGCGTGTGGATGTGTCTGTGGGGCTGCTGCCACTGTCGTCACCCCGCCGCCTCCCTCAAGCCCCCACGGAGTTGCTGTC
This genomic interval carries:
- the GPR35 gene encoding G-protein coupled receptor 35, which produces MNNSNCSTNELTWPPAVMSIFYTYTGMVLVLGLLLNSLALWVLCCRMQQWTETRVYMANLAVADLCLLCTLPFVLYSLKHSTTKDTPFCQLSQGIYLANRYMSISLIMAIAVDRYLAVRHPMRVRGLRSPRQAMAVCLALWVLVVGSLVLRWILGMQEGSFCFTSLSKQNYNTAVFSLLGFYPPLVVLVFCSLQVVTALGRRPTADLGQVEASRKAARMVWANLVVFVVCFLPLHVMLTVFMATSLPTCVIRRALYITSRLSDGNCCLDAICYYYMAKEFQEASALPGLPTAKVHKSQESLCVTLA